Proteins encoded by one window of Tunturibacter psychrotolerans:
- a CDS encoding response regulator transcription factor encodes MIIAAEADMETVAQASTAEEALQEYRRTKPDVILMDQRLPGASGTEALIAIRSEFPHAKIMMLTTSSGDIEIQRALRAGATAYVLKSTPKNELLRIIRTVSMGRKHIPSDVGSSLAEHMGQEDLTPRELEVLELIREGNKNKQIADQLGISETTVNFHIKNIVDKLQANDRTHAVTIALRRGLLQI; translated from the coding sequence ATGATCATTGCAGCCGAAGCGGACATGGAGACCGTGGCTCAGGCATCGACCGCCGAGGAGGCACTTCAAGAATATCGCCGGACCAAGCCAGATGTGATCCTGATGGATCAGAGGTTGCCTGGTGCAAGTGGCACGGAAGCCTTGATTGCCATCCGAAGCGAGTTTCCTCACGCCAAGATTATGATGCTCACAACCTCAAGCGGGGATATCGAAATTCAGCGTGCGCTCCGCGCTGGCGCTACCGCCTATGTCCTTAAAAGCACGCCGAAGAATGAGCTGCTAAGGATCATCCGGACCGTGTCGATGGGTCGTAAGCATATCCCATCCGACGTAGGCAGTAGTTTGGCAGAGCACATGGGGCAGGAGGATCTGACGCCGCGCGAATTGGAAGTCCTTGAACTGATCCGCGAAGGAAACAAGAACAAGCAGATCGCCGATCAGTTGGGCATCTCGGAGACCACCGTCAACTTTCACATCAAAAATATCGTTGACAAACTGCAGGCGAATGACAGGACGCACGCGGTCACGATCGCCTTGCGGCGGGGTTTGCTCCAGATTTGA
- a CDS encoding response regulator transcription factor yields MLVEDHPLFRQGLNIIIASQPDMQVVAQAGSSLEAVEEFRRHKPDITLMDQRLPGQTGTSALVAIRKEFAAARVIMLTTSEGDVEIKGALCAGASAYVLKSTPSEELFSIIRSVHTGRTHIPTGVACRLAEHLGQENLSEGEMEVLRLIQSGNRNKQIAEQLSLSENTVNFHIKNVMDKLQANDRAHAISIAIRRGILNV; encoded by the coding sequence ATGCTTGTCGAGGATCATCCACTCTTTCGACAGGGGTTGAACATCATTATCGCGTCACAACCAGATATGCAGGTAGTAGCTCAGGCGGGGTCCTCGTTGGAGGCAGTCGAAGAGTTCCGCCGTCACAAACCCGATATCACGCTCATGGATCAACGACTTCCTGGACAGACCGGCACAAGCGCTCTGGTGGCAATTCGAAAGGAGTTCGCCGCCGCTCGCGTGATTATGTTGACCACGTCGGAAGGTGACGTCGAAATCAAGGGCGCTCTTTGCGCGGGAGCTTCAGCCTATGTATTGAAAAGTACGCCGTCGGAGGAGTTATTTTCGATCATCCGCTCGGTGCATACTGGGCGCACGCATATTCCGACCGGCGTAGCCTGCCGTCTTGCCGAACATCTGGGCCAAGAGAATCTTTCAGAAGGCGAGATGGAAGTGCTCAGATTGATTCAGAGTGGCAATCGCAATAAGCAGATTGCTGAACAGCTTTCTCTATCAGAGAACACTGTGAATTTTCACATCAAGAATGTCATGGACAAGCTGCAGGCCAATGACCGAGCACACGCCATATCCATCGCTATTCGCAGAGGCATTTTGAACGTATAG
- a CDS encoding sensor histidine kinase, with protein sequence MALLAAVLLLIFAPPRAQSVEPTTRLTQLAHRAWRTGDAGLMGTPQALSQTTDGYIWVSTENGLYRFDGMRFTKWTSLPGESLPSISLWHLFGARDGSLYVSTDRGLARIRDGHVYTYPGGPRWPGPFVEDRDGGLWMGISGAHNNPSALCKVGETDLTCFGKNEGFSCVRGAANTTSSDGFLWVGSAEGICRWKPGTRPDTELVPSLSNGRGLSSITSMASTTDGEVWAGLKRSGQGAGLLRRANGHWTCYTAPGIDGRIFSVSALLPDQNGALWIGTADKGLYRIVDGRLDHFGAIDGLSDRNVLSIFEDHERGIWVVTPKGIDHFRDYAVLSFTASEGSLADHANGVATDRRGSVYLGSHTLAELSGKTLIQLRDDKGRLLEDVQFLFTDSRDNLWIGSGDQLFVKRDQRIASAVRGFPAGKGEYVAYITEDHTHDIWASVENLGNHESSLIQIRNYQVINRIGVSAVVGKQVMNALAPNAAGGIWIGASVHGLFSFRNGRFERVVAGGFNDRVENLMEDSDGALWIVTQQGFIRYFEGQARSLTTASGMPCDSGVNIHDDGRGFKWFYLHCGIVRVSDSDLAAWWQNPAEHVHARVFDALEGSRPNLSNGNPAQTPDGKIWSASDYDFQVIDPQHLPFNETPPPVKLERLIVDGNDVSLAQQLKLPMHTRQIELDYAALSYVIPERVHFRYRLVGHDTNWTEVGRRRQAFYNDLKPGPYVFHVTACNNDGVCNWRGTELAFTVPPAWFQTLWFRALAALLFLVIVFFAYVYRLRRFAKTLRQRFDERLQERTRLARDLHDTLLQTIQGSKMVADNAREHLDDSRITGRALDRLSEWLDRASVEGRAALEALRSSSVEANDLVGALHRVADDCISGARIAVSISTVGTIREMHPIARDEVYRIAYEAIRNACAHSGARDLWVELEYKRRFHLTVRDNGRGVDEYVLRSGKSGHFGLAGMRERALFMGGSFNISSSPQSGTVVSVVIPGQAIYRNPSRRLRDWLVEPFQSKADLH encoded by the coding sequence ATGGCTCTCCTGGCCGCAGTTCTGTTGCTGATCTTCGCGCCACCCAGAGCACAGTCTGTCGAACCTACGACAAGGCTTACACAGCTTGCCCATCGGGCGTGGCGCACGGGCGACGCTGGTTTGATGGGTACGCCGCAGGCTCTCAGTCAAACCACGGATGGATACATTTGGGTCAGTACGGAGAATGGCCTGTATCGCTTTGACGGCATGCGGTTCACCAAATGGACTTCACTACCCGGCGAGTCTCTTCCCAGCATTTCCTTGTGGCATTTATTCGGGGCCCGTGACGGATCGCTTTATGTGAGCACAGACCGAGGCCTCGCGAGGATCAGAGATGGCCACGTTTACACCTATCCCGGAGGCCCGCGCTGGCCGGGTCCATTCGTTGAAGACCGTGACGGCGGGCTGTGGATGGGCATCAGTGGAGCCCACAACAATCCAAGTGCGCTCTGTAAGGTGGGTGAGACGGATCTCACCTGCTTCGGGAAGAATGAAGGATTCTCCTGCGTCAGGGGCGCCGCGAATACGACGAGCTCCGACGGTTTTCTTTGGGTGGGAAGCGCCGAGGGCATCTGCCGCTGGAAGCCAGGAACGAGACCCGATACCGAGCTTGTTCCATCACTCTCAAATGGTAGAGGGTTGAGTTCGATCACCAGCATGGCCAGCACCACGGATGGCGAGGTCTGGGCTGGGCTAAAACGAAGCGGCCAGGGCGCCGGTCTCCTTCGTCGTGCAAACGGGCATTGGACCTGCTACACGGCTCCCGGAATTGACGGCCGTATCTTCTCGGTATCCGCGCTCCTTCCAGACCAGAATGGGGCTCTATGGATTGGAACGGCCGACAAGGGGCTGTATCGAATTGTCGATGGGCGTTTGGATCACTTTGGCGCGATCGATGGCCTTAGCGATCGCAACGTTCTTTCGATCTTCGAGGACCACGAACGAGGAATTTGGGTTGTCACCCCGAAGGGCATTGATCACTTCAGGGATTACGCTGTTCTTAGTTTTACGGCAAGTGAAGGATCGCTCGCAGACCATGCAAACGGTGTTGCAACGGATCGCAGAGGATCGGTCTACCTGGGGAGCCACACACTGGCTGAACTATCGGGAAAGACCCTGATTCAACTAAGGGACGATAAAGGCCGGCTGCTGGAAGATGTGCAATTCCTTTTCACAGATTCCCGAGACAATCTCTGGATCGGATCCGGGGATCAACTCTTTGTTAAGCGAGATCAGCGGATCGCTTCCGCAGTCCGTGGATTTCCAGCTGGAAAAGGCGAATACGTAGCTTACATCACGGAAGACCACACGCATGACATCTGGGCATCCGTTGAGAATCTGGGTAACCACGAATCCAGCTTGATTCAGATTCGCAACTATCAAGTGATCAACCGAATCGGAGTCTCCGCCGTTGTGGGAAAGCAGGTGATGAATGCACTTGCGCCGAACGCCGCGGGAGGCATTTGGATAGGCGCATCTGTGCATGGTCTGTTCTCGTTTCGCAACGGCCGATTTGAACGTGTAGTTGCGGGCGGCTTCAACGACAGAGTCGAGAACCTCATGGAGGATTCAGACGGCGCTCTCTGGATCGTGACGCAGCAAGGCTTCATTCGATACTTCGAGGGTCAGGCGAGAAGTTTGACCACCGCCTCTGGGATGCCTTGCGATAGCGGGGTTAACATCCACGACGATGGCCGCGGCTTCAAGTGGTTCTATCTCCATTGCGGTATCGTGCGTGTATCCGATTCCGATCTTGCCGCGTGGTGGCAAAATCCTGCCGAGCATGTTCATGCCCGAGTCTTCGATGCACTCGAAGGGTCACGCCCAAATCTCTCAAACGGAAACCCGGCGCAAACTCCTGATGGCAAGATATGGTCCGCCAGCGATTATGACTTCCAGGTCATCGATCCGCAACACTTGCCCTTCAATGAAACGCCCCCACCGGTAAAGCTCGAACGGCTAATCGTCGATGGTAATGACGTTTCATTGGCTCAACAGCTGAAACTGCCAATGCACACGCGTCAGATCGAACTCGACTATGCTGCTCTGAGCTACGTGATCCCCGAACGAGTCCACTTTCGTTACCGTCTGGTTGGCCATGATACTAACTGGACAGAAGTTGGGCGAAGGCGTCAGGCGTTCTACAACGATTTAAAGCCAGGTCCATACGTATTTCACGTTACCGCTTGCAACAATGACGGGGTATGCAACTGGCGGGGCACAGAGCTTGCCTTCACGGTGCCACCAGCTTGGTTTCAAACTCTCTGGTTCCGTGCCCTAGCGGCGCTCTTATTTCTTGTGATCGTATTCTTCGCATATGTGTATCGATTGCGTAGGTTCGCCAAGACTCTTAGACAGCGTTTCGACGAACGTTTACAGGAGCGGACTAGACTTGCACGGGATCTTCACGACACACTCCTGCAAACAATTCAAGGCAGCAAGATGGTTGCAGACAATGCGCGAGAACACTTGGATGACTCACGTATAACGGGTCGCGCATTGGATCGCCTTTCTGAATGGCTTGACCGTGCGAGCGTAGAGGGCAGAGCTGCATTGGAAGCCCTGAGAAGCTCCTCCGTAGAGGCCAATGATTTGGTAGGAGCACTTCATCGCGTGGCCGATGATTGCATTAGTGGCGCCAGAATAGCTGTCAGCATTTCGACGGTGGGCACCATTCGGGAGATGCATCCGATTGCGCGCGATGAGGTGTATCGTATAGCTTATGAAGCCATCCGTAACGCGTGTGCTCACTCTGGAGCACGTGATTTATGGGTCGAACTAGAATACAAGAGACGCTTCCACCTCACGGTCCGGGACAACGGGCGCGGTGTTGACGAGTACGTCCTGCGAAGCGGCAAATCGGGACATTTTGGCTTGGCGGGAATGCGCGAGCGAGCGCTGTTTATGGGAGGCAGTTTCAACATATCGAGCTCCCCTCAGAGTGGTACGGTTGTGTCCGTTGTCATACCAGGGCAGGCGATCTACAGGAATCCGTCCAGGAGACTTCGCGATTGGCTGGTTGAGCCCTTCCAATCGAAAGCCGATCTCCACTAA
- a CDS encoding amylo-alpha-1,6-glucosidase — translation MIKFDSKECSDLDSLAAKEWLVTNGLGGYASGTVAGMNTRRYHGLLAASMDAPLGRLVLLSQLEETLVVDGVRFPLSTNLYSQGVVHPSGYLNLVGFRLDPDPVFSYSNGEWEIMRTISMVQGQNTTIIEYALGKKGSGKHFSLEIRPFIAFRGYHATTHENQAINRAVEQGVDVLTLQPYPGLPKLHIAHDPAEVQVDGYWYRRFEYDRELERGLDHEEDLFSPLLLTANLDSEGCFSLIASTELQPISRLAQYKQVDLRRGWKSPVPAGEKSVRSDLISLLERAAGQFTITRTPFTSTIAGYHWFGDWGRDTMISLPGLMLATGEHELAREILLHYVQYVDRGMLPNRFPDAGEQPEYNTVDATLWFFEAIRQYIFYENCSTWRSQATILLKEHLYVPLKEIIRFHRKGTRYGIHADEQGFLWAGDPGTQLTWMDAKDGDVAFTPRHGRPVEIQALWYNALRTIASFAILLGDQSAAEEYDALADRLQENFLGVFWNEQRGCLFDVVRSNERDASLRPNQIFPVSLHYPLLTGQPAARVVQRVEEELLTPYGLRTLSRDDPQYRGSYQGDGWSRDSAYHQGTVWPWLAGPFFFAKLAVSESSAATMNEIERWLDGFTPHLRDAGLGQVSEIFDGDHPFFPRGCIAQAWSVAEILRLANHVTARSS, via the coding sequence GTGATCAAATTCGATTCGAAAGAGTGCTCCGATCTGGATTCCCTGGCAGCAAAGGAGTGGTTGGTAACGAATGGTCTGGGTGGCTATGCGTCCGGCACGGTCGCGGGGATGAACACCCGGCGATATCACGGTTTGCTTGCGGCTTCGATGGACGCTCCTCTAGGAAGACTTGTCCTCCTGTCGCAGTTGGAAGAGACCCTTGTCGTCGATGGAGTGAGGTTTCCCCTATCCACCAACCTTTATTCGCAGGGTGTTGTCCATCCTTCCGGCTACCTAAACCTTGTGGGCTTCCGACTCGATCCGGATCCGGTCTTCAGTTATAGCAACGGAGAGTGGGAGATCATGCGGACGATATCGATGGTTCAAGGTCAAAACACCACCATCATCGAATACGCACTTGGCAAGAAAGGCTCCGGAAAGCACTTCAGTCTCGAGATAAGACCATTCATTGCCTTTCGTGGTTATCACGCGACCACCCATGAGAATCAAGCCATAAATCGCGCGGTGGAGCAGGGAGTTGATGTTCTAACGCTGCAACCGTACCCAGGTTTACCAAAATTGCACATCGCGCATGACCCCGCTGAAGTGCAAGTGGATGGCTATTGGTATCGACGATTTGAATACGACCGAGAACTAGAGAGGGGGCTTGACCATGAAGAAGATCTGTTCAGTCCGCTGCTCTTGACAGCAAATCTGGACAGCGAAGGTTGCTTTAGCCTTATCGCTTCGACTGAACTCCAGCCAATCTCAAGACTAGCCCAATACAAGCAGGTTGACCTCAGGCGTGGATGGAAGTCGCCCGTTCCTGCCGGTGAAAAGTCCGTGCGTTCTGACTTGATCTCCCTTCTCGAACGAGCAGCGGGACAGTTCACCATCACAAGAACGCCGTTCACATCAACGATCGCAGGCTATCACTGGTTTGGAGATTGGGGCAGAGACACGATGATCTCATTGCCCGGCCTGATGCTTGCTACGGGGGAGCATGAGCTGGCAAGGGAGATTCTGCTTCACTACGTGCAGTATGTCGATCGGGGTATGCTTCCGAATCGGTTCCCCGACGCTGGCGAACAGCCCGAGTACAACACCGTGGATGCGACTTTGTGGTTCTTTGAAGCGATCCGGCAGTACATCTTCTATGAAAATTGCTCGACATGGCGGTCGCAAGCCACCATATTACTTAAGGAACACTTGTACGTCCCTCTTAAAGAGATCATCCGGTTTCATAGGAAGGGTACGCGCTATGGAATCCATGCGGATGAACAGGGATTTCTTTGGGCGGGCGATCCAGGCACGCAACTCACGTGGATGGATGCCAAGGATGGCGATGTCGCCTTCACACCGCGACATGGTCGGCCAGTCGAGATTCAAGCTCTTTGGTACAACGCGTTGCGTACGATCGCTTCCTTCGCGATTTTGTTGGGAGATCAGAGTGCGGCCGAAGAATATGACGCCCTTGCAGATCGCCTGCAAGAGAACTTTCTCGGCGTCTTCTGGAACGAGCAGCGTGGATGCCTATTTGACGTCGTGAGAAGTAACGAGCGTGACGCGTCTCTTCGCCCCAACCAGATCTTTCCAGTGAGTCTTCACTATCCACTCCTGACCGGACAGCCGGCGGCACGGGTCGTCCAAAGAGTGGAAGAAGAGTTGTTGACTCCATACGGTCTGCGGACGCTATCGCGAGATGACCCTCAATATCGAGGTAGCTACCAGGGAGACGGTTGGAGCCGTGACAGTGCTTACCACCAAGGAACGGTGTGGCCTTGGCTCGCTGGACCGTTCTTCTTCGCGAAGCTGGCGGTGAGCGAATCGTCGGCCGCTACGATGAACGAGATCGAACGTTGGCTCGATGGCTTTACCCCGCACTTGCGCGATGCTGGACTTGGACAGGTCTCGGAAATCTTCGATGGAGACCATCCGTTTTTTCCTCGCGGGTGTATTGCTCAGGCTTGGAGTGTTGCAGAAATTCTTCGACTTGCGAATCATGTGACAGCGCGGAGTAGCTAA
- a CDS encoding DM13 domain-containing protein — protein MYQATGGNMLRLTHFSTSNGPNVHVLLIAAEDAKDDENFLTEKVDRIDLGPLKGNDGDQNYVLPAGIDLATYKAVAFFCERFNANFGTVPLEK, from the coding sequence GTGTACCAGGCTACAGGAGGAAACATGCTCCGCCTCACCCATTTCTCAACCTCCAATGGTCCGAACGTACACGTCTTGCTCATCGCGGCGGAAGACGCGAAGGACGACGAAAACTTTCTCACCGAAAAAGTCGATCGAATTGACCTGGGACCGCTGAAAGGCAATGACGGCGATCAGAACTATGTCCTTCCGGCAGGAATCGATCTTGCGACGTATAAAGCTGTTGCATTTTTTTGCGAGCGTTTCAATGCCAACTTTGGAACGGTACCGCTCGAAAAGTAG
- a CDS encoding DM13 domain-containing protein, which yields MTSSSTTATPKRIALGVIGVVILAGLWFAFRPEKLFINKKVNEAPPAQAAGQLTPQLTGRFVGEVHKTSGRANVYQQADGSRVLRLTDFSTSNGPAVHVLLIDGTSTDPSKDFALAAVKNVDLGDLKGNQGDQDYTVPKDVDLKKFGTVSIYCERFHANFGTAKLEDF from the coding sequence ATGACTTCTTCCTCGACTACCGCTACACCAAAACGAATTGCTCTAGGTGTTATCGGAGTAGTCATTCTCGCGGGGCTTTGGTTTGCCTTTCGCCCCGAAAAGCTCTTCATTAATAAGAAGGTGAATGAAGCTCCTCCCGCCCAGGCCGCAGGTCAACTGACGCCACAGTTGACAGGCCGATTTGTAGGAGAGGTCCATAAGACTTCTGGACGCGCTAACGTGTATCAGCAAGCGGACGGCAGCCGTGTCTTGCGATTGACTGACTTTTCTACTTCCAATGGTCCCGCCGTGCACGTCTTGTTGATAGACGGGACATCCACCGACCCCTCGAAAGACTTTGCTCTGGCGGCCGTGAAGAACGTCGATCTTGGAGATCTGAAAGGAAATCAAGGAGATCAAGACTATACAGTTCCCAAGGATGTTGATCTCAAAAAGTTCGGTACGGTATCGATCTATTGTGAACGCTTTCACGCCAACTTCGGTACCGCGAAGCTCGAGGATTTCTAA
- a CDS encoding sensor histidine kinase, which yields MTKWTPLAGGSLPNAAIRSVLGARNGSLYVATEAGVARITNGRIYSYPESLRWAGPLLEDDQGRVSTGDWGNPSNSSTLCSIGETHLSCQGMKDGFGCMYGYSLASEKAGSIWIGSDQGICRWRENAPPENYLLPSHGRSDHTVLAMAVDKEGSIWGGISTTGQGAGLLKLTGKEWKTFVTPQVDGRKLAVRSLSTDSSGDLWIGTESQGLYRLSGGKLEHFATTDGLSGDAVKQIFEDREHTLWVVTDRGIDSFHDLPVISFTSREGLSGAPNQLTTSRSGDVWIGASHTLNLLHNRQFFHFTDPFLKREIHYLFSDSHDRIWVGAGQQLLLYEHGRFTPVTDRYGDRVGEVIEMEEDSRHRLWASVQNLADQRGNALIRIEDLRVAESFSSPALADRQIMNVLALEPGGGLWVAGYSHGLYRFRDGKFDQIKPDGFDGRIADMTSDPDGALWIATPQGAIRYMNGRAQAIKTSNGLPCENVLSVINDRLGAHWLFMQCGILRIRDSEISRWWSNATSQLTITAFTLSDGALPRLRGERPFFSSDGRLWSVNGSSLQMIDPKRLPSNALPPPVHIEHLLVGHTDHPLVGSPTLPVSPQVVEVDYAGLSYVAPAKVRFRYQLAGHDREWTDSGTRRQAFYNDLSPGYYTFRVIACNNDGVWNTQQATTGFMIPPAWYQTIWFKLLCVVVAAMLAYSLYQFRIRQYATMLKVRFDERIEERTRLARDLHDTLLQTIQGSKMVADNALERPNDSARMHKALDLVSTWLERATLEGRAALNSLRSSTVDTNDLAAAFRHAAEDCRIGSTIQVSHALTGTSSDMHPIVRDEIYRIGYEAINNACVHSGGSLMTVELTYNHNVQLRIRDNGKGIGEKTLQSGKTGHFGLEGMRERADRIGAKLSVCTAPDGTEVNLLVPGSVVFKTYRPTKRSQLLKMFAIGRDSSHHTGSGGGAHN from the coding sequence TTGACCAAATGGACTCCTCTTGCCGGTGGATCTCTACCCAATGCGGCGATTCGATCTGTATTGGGTGCGCGAAACGGCAGTCTGTACGTAGCAACCGAAGCCGGCGTAGCCCGGATAACCAACGGACGCATTTACAGCTATCCCGAGAGCCTACGGTGGGCGGGACCATTACTTGAGGACGACCAGGGGCGCGTCTCGACAGGCGATTGGGGCAATCCGTCGAATTCGAGTACGCTCTGCTCGATTGGAGAAACCCACCTGTCCTGTCAGGGCATGAAAGACGGGTTTGGTTGTATGTATGGCTACTCCCTCGCCTCGGAAAAAGCTGGATCGATCTGGATTGGCAGCGATCAAGGGATTTGCCGGTGGCGCGAAAACGCCCCCCCCGAAAACTATCTCCTACCTTCCCACGGACGGTCGGACCATACGGTTCTGGCAATGGCAGTCGATAAGGAAGGTTCCATCTGGGGTGGTATATCGACGACAGGGCAAGGTGCGGGATTACTTAAACTCACTGGAAAGGAGTGGAAGACTTTTGTCACGCCACAAGTGGATGGACGGAAGCTTGCAGTCAGATCCCTATCCACTGATAGTAGCGGCGATTTGTGGATCGGTACTGAATCGCAGGGGCTTTACCGGCTGAGCGGAGGGAAACTCGAACACTTCGCCACGACCGACGGTCTAAGCGGCGACGCCGTCAAGCAGATTTTCGAAGACAGGGAGCACACCCTGTGGGTTGTCACCGACCGAGGCATCGATAGCTTTCATGATCTTCCCGTAATTAGCTTCACTTCGCGTGAAGGCCTTTCTGGTGCGCCGAATCAATTAACCACGTCTCGAAGCGGGGACGTATGGATTGGGGCGAGTCACACACTGAATCTTCTCCACAACCGGCAGTTTTTCCACTTCACAGATCCATTCCTGAAGCGTGAAATCCACTACCTCTTTTCCGATTCACACGATCGAATTTGGGTGGGGGCAGGCCAACAACTCCTTTTATACGAGCACGGCCGGTTCACACCGGTCACTGATCGATATGGTGACAGAGTTGGCGAAGTCATAGAGATGGAGGAAGATTCCCGTCACCGACTGTGGGCATCGGTCCAAAACCTGGCGGATCAGCGAGGAAACGCCCTCATTCGTATTGAGGACCTGCGTGTAGCAGAAAGCTTTTCATCGCCCGCACTTGCGGACCGCCAGATAATGAATGTTCTGGCACTGGAGCCTGGCGGGGGATTGTGGGTCGCAGGGTATTCACACGGGTTGTATCGGTTCCGTGATGGAAAATTTGATCAGATTAAGCCCGACGGCTTTGACGGCCGCATCGCTGATATGACGTCGGACCCCGACGGGGCGCTTTGGATTGCAACCCCGCAAGGTGCCATTCGTTACATGAATGGAAGGGCCCAAGCGATCAAGACCTCGAACGGCCTTCCTTGCGAGAACGTCCTGAGTGTAATAAACGACCGACTTGGTGCCCACTGGCTCTTTATGCAGTGCGGAATCCTGCGCATCCGCGACAGTGAAATCTCCCGCTGGTGGAGCAACGCTACGAGTCAACTTACGATTACAGCCTTCACCCTCTCCGATGGCGCATTGCCCCGACTTCGAGGTGAACGGCCGTTCTTCAGCTCGGATGGACGGCTGTGGTCCGTCAATGGAAGCTCTCTCCAGATGATCGACCCAAAGCGACTTCCATCTAACGCTCTGCCGCCGCCGGTTCATATTGAACATTTGCTCGTCGGCCACACCGACCATCCCTTAGTCGGTAGTCCTACCCTTCCTGTATCCCCACAAGTGGTTGAGGTCGACTATGCGGGACTAAGTTATGTTGCGCCGGCTAAGGTGCGCTTCCGCTATCAACTGGCCGGCCATGATCGTGAATGGACTGACTCCGGGACCCGACGGCAGGCCTTTTATAACGATCTTAGTCCCGGCTATTACACATTCCGAGTGATTGCGTGCAATAACGACGGAGTATGGAACACACAGCAAGCCACCACCGGTTTCATGATTCCTCCAGCTTGGTATCAGACTATCTGGTTCAAGCTCCTATGCGTTGTTGTTGCGGCGATGCTTGCTTACAGTCTCTATCAATTTCGGATCAGACAGTATGCAACCATGCTGAAGGTCAGGTTTGACGAACGGATCGAAGAGCGAACCCGGTTGGCTCGCGATCTGCACGATACGCTGCTCCAGACGATTCAAGGCAGCAAGATGGTTGCGGACAATGCTCTTGAGCGGCCGAACGACTCTGCCCGCATGCACAAGGCTCTCGATCTGGTGTCAACTTGGTTGGAACGAGCCACGCTGGAGGGGCGCGCAGCGCTTAACTCCCTGAGGAGTTCGACGGTCGACACCAACGACCTAGCTGCGGCCTTTCGCCATGCAGCAGAAGACTGTCGCATCGGTAGCACGATCCAGGTATCCCATGCCCTCACCGGGACAAGCAGCGACATGCATCCCATTGTGAGAGATGAGATTTACCGGATCGGATACGAAGCCATCAATAACGCCTGCGTCCATTCTGGAGGAAGCCTCATGACGGTTGAACTCACCTATAACCACAACGTTCAGCTGAGGATCAGAGACAATGGCAAGGGCATTGGAGAAAAGACCTTACAGTCCGGTAAGACCGGACACTTTGGGTTGGAGGGCATGCGGGAAAGGGCGGACCGTATTGGCGCCAAGCTCTCAGTGTGTACGGCACCTGATGGAACCGAGGTAAACCTCCTTGTTCCCGGCTCAGTGGTTTTCAAGACTTATAGACCTACAAAACGGTCTCAACTGTTGAAGATGTTTGCCATCGGTCGGGATTCGTCACACCACACCGGCTCCGGAGGAGGTGCTCACAATTGA